A window of the Cellvibrio sp. pealriver genome harbors these coding sequences:
- a CDS encoding glycoside hydrolase family 26 protein — protein sequence MKSNKKTFFSWEGLCLLIGGVSLITACSSTIQKSSDEDAAVQQAATINQNLNSSAAVAFVDTRNLPADNKIALFMGQDSETLTEYRKEALEKDAELPRPAGITLYTKISNSANQGSLAGITSDTDYGAGMINFSKSLKEFPDAALAVGLDITDVHAGCKQIPTRAIAGMIGEGVSEKDVADYRQQVDKLLLFLKGSKREVFLRIGYEFDGPWNCYEPEAYKAAYRFIKSRINALAANNIATVWQSAAWPRNQGIYQVTETNHLEKFYPGDDVVDWVSLSTFYGDTYRDYQWTCDALNPEWFTPVVTPRSQQDRLLAFARNHKKPVMIAEAAPVGFSNSQLTTGCIFTNRVKPITAEDIWNSWYADWFDYIHANKDVIRAVAYINTNWHSQGMWYCAPNSTAGAKDCNQGYWADSRVQANPYILKKFKEEISHSVYVNGVKK from the coding sequence ATGAAATCCAATAAAAAAACGTTTTTTTCGTGGGAAGGGTTGTGCTTGTTAATTGGCGGTGTTTCGCTGATAACGGCTTGCTCCTCCACCATTCAGAAGTCTTCAGATGAAGATGCAGCGGTGCAGCAGGCCGCCACCATTAATCAGAATCTAAACAGCAGTGCAGCAGTAGCGTTTGTCGATACACGCAACTTGCCTGCCGATAATAAAATCGCATTATTTATGGGGCAGGATAGCGAGACTTTGACGGAGTATCGCAAAGAGGCATTGGAAAAAGATGCAGAGCTTCCCAGGCCTGCGGGCATTACGCTGTACACCAAAATTTCCAATAGTGCCAATCAGGGTAGCCTTGCGGGTATCACCAGCGATACCGATTATGGTGCCGGCATGATTAATTTTTCCAAATCACTAAAAGAGTTTCCCGATGCCGCCTTGGCAGTTGGTTTGGATATTACCGACGTTCATGCGGGCTGCAAACAAATTCCCACGCGCGCAATTGCCGGGATGATTGGCGAGGGCGTCAGTGAAAAAGACGTGGCGGATTATCGCCAGCAAGTGGATAAATTATTACTGTTTTTAAAAGGCTCCAAACGTGAAGTTTTCTTGCGTATTGGTTACGAGTTTGACGGCCCCTGGAACTGCTACGAGCCTGAAGCCTATAAAGCGGCATATCGTTTTATTAAATCCCGCATCAATGCATTGGCGGCAAATAATATTGCAACCGTTTGGCAATCGGCGGCATGGCCGCGCAATCAAGGTATTTATCAAGTCACTGAAACAAATCATTTAGAGAAATTCTATCCCGGTGATGATGTGGTGGATTGGGTTTCGCTTTCTACTTTCTATGGCGATACCTATCGCGACTATCAATGGACTTGTGATGCATTAAACCCCGAATGGTTTACGCCTGTAGTAACGCCGCGCTCGCAACAGGATCGCCTACTGGCATTTGCCCGCAACCATAAAAAACCAGTGATGATCGCCGAGGCAGCGCCGGTCGGTTTTAGTAATTCACAGCTCACCACAGGTTGTATTTTTACCAATCGCGTTAAACCAATTACTGCAGAAGACATTTGGAATAGCTGGTATGCCGATTGGTTTGATTACATTCATGCCAACAAGGATGTGATTCGCGCGGTTGCCTATATCAACACCAACTGGCACAGCCAAGGCATGTGGTATTGCGCACCTAATTCAACTGCAGGTGCCAAGGATTGTAATCAAGGCTATTGGGCGGATAGCCGTGTACAGGCAAACCCTTATATCTTGAAAAAATTTAAAGAAGAAATTTCTCATTCTGTTTATGTGAATGGTGTTAAAAAATAA
- a CDS encoding sugar porter family MFS transporter: protein MTGPVSGQLNPATPAAASSWYPVLLALIVALGGFLLGFDGTVNSGAIPFYRVSLEIYDDAFLLGFSSGAIILGSIFGNLIAGYLGDWLGRKRALVITGVFFAIAALGTAFAHHIAIFIIAKIIAGIGVGIAILIAPVYIAEIAPAAQRGKLVSINQLNIVLGIFAAYFSNYFILQWVQNPELNWRWMLGVGFFPAAAYLLLLIVIPESPRWLMVRGREQEALLVLTRLRGASAAAEEIASIKHNLQQDLSNKTQRKSLRAEMAQLFSKPMRRILLIAFALAAFQQLSGINSVLYYAPMVFETSGVGRDSAFLQTIILGAVFVFTTLIAMVLIDKLGRKLLLIMGTAIMALSLGLASFSFYQARYQLEASSIADIRTELFHQGLVTEAANQNPDVYQKDRIEIAGDTVQFYQGDTLLMSLPLNAPDIATQQQKIDLLAQALQSIAGQTFGSEVEYFSAIKTALFNVVQLASQENNQTAYSATTDEQLQAKIRQDFSGYQSLLLKTAISINSLAVLIGLLGFIAGFSISLGPVTWTMLAEIFPNHLRAIGISTAGVLNASTSFAVASLFPWQLEVFGSTVTYLLYAIAMVLCFILAVRFIPETKGKTLEQLESSLVRGH, encoded by the coding sequence ATGACGGGTCCTGTATCCGGCCAGCTCAATCCTGCCACTCCCGCAGCAGCAAGCAGCTGGTATCCGGTATTGCTCGCGCTGATCGTCGCGCTGGGTGGTTTCCTGCTGGGTTTTGATGGTACCGTCAATTCCGGTGCAATCCCGTTCTATCGCGTTTCCCTTGAAATCTATGACGATGCGTTTTTACTGGGTTTTTCATCCGGTGCCATTATTTTGGGCAGTATTTTTGGCAACCTGATTGCGGGCTATTTGGGTGATTGGCTGGGGCGAAAACGGGCGCTGGTCATTACCGGGGTGTTTTTTGCCATCGCTGCATTAGGGACTGCATTTGCCCATCACATTGCGATTTTTATCATCGCCAAAATTATTGCCGGTATCGGTGTGGGCATCGCTATTTTGATCGCGCCGGTATACATCGCTGAAATTGCACCGGCGGCACAGCGTGGAAAATTGGTGTCGATCAACCAACTTAATATTGTGCTTGGCATTTTTGCGGCTTACTTTTCCAATTATTTTATTTTGCAGTGGGTACAAAACCCGGAACTGAATTGGCGCTGGATGCTGGGTGTTGGTTTTTTCCCGGCCGCCGCTTATTTGTTGCTACTGATTGTAATTCCCGAAAGCCCGCGTTGGTTAATGGTGCGCGGGCGCGAGCAAGAAGCATTGCTGGTGTTAACGCGCTTGCGCGGCGCAAGTGCAGCGGCTGAAGAAATTGCCAGCATCAAACACAATTTACAGCAGGATTTATCGAACAAAACACAGCGAAAATCCCTGCGTGCAGAAATGGCTCAATTGTTTTCCAAACCCATGCGCCGCATTTTACTGATCGCTTTCGCGCTGGCCGCTTTCCAGCAGCTCTCTGGCATTAATTCTGTACTTTATTATGCGCCCATGGTGTTTGAAACATCGGGAGTAGGGCGCGACAGTGCATTTTTGCAAACCATTATCTTGGGCGCGGTATTTGTTTTTACTACATTAATTGCGATGGTGTTGATCGATAAGCTCGGGCGCAAATTATTGTTGATCATGGGCACGGCGATTATGGCTCTGTCGTTGGGGCTTGCGAGTTTTTCTTTCTATCAGGCGCGCTACCAATTAGAAGCGAGTTCAATTGCGGATATTCGTACGGAGTTATTTCATCAAGGGCTGGTAACGGAAGCGGCTAACCAAAACCCGGATGTCTACCAAAAAGATCGCATTGAAATTGCAGGCGACACGGTGCAATTTTACCAAGGCGACACCCTATTAATGAGTCTTCCGTTAAATGCGCCGGACATCGCCACCCAGCAGCAAAAAATAGATCTGCTTGCACAGGCGTTGCAGTCCATTGCGGGGCAAACCTTCGGCAGTGAAGTAGAGTATTTTTCTGCAATAAAAACAGCGCTATTTAATGTCGTGCAGCTTGCATCACAAGAAAACAATCAAACCGCTTACAGTGCTACAACGGATGAGCAGTTACAGGCGAAAATCCGGCAGGATTTTAGCGGTTATCAATCGCTGTTACTGAAAACGGCTATTTCTATTAATTCGCTTGCGGTATTGATTGGTTTGCTGGGTTTTATTGCCGGATTTTCAATTTCATTGGGGCCGGTCACCTGGACCATGTTGGCGGAAATTTTCCCAAATCATTTACGTGCGATTGGTATTTCAACGGCCGGTGTGCTCAATGCCAGTACCAGTTTTGCCGTGGCCAGTTTATTTCCGTGGCAGTTGGAAGTGTTCGGCTCCACCGTAACCTACTTGCTCTACGCCATCGCTATGGTGTTGTGTTTCATATTGGCAGTCAGGTTTATTCCCGAAACCAAAGGTAAAACGCTGGAGCAATTGGAATCCAGTTTGGTTCGTGGACATTAA
- a CDS encoding transporter substrate-binding domain-containing protein has translation MSRNPTGLLILLTMILTLESHAQTRLHTPALINDNDRYAFAMATLALSYVDKNIQLQADSSEEKTLPRVMSEIDSGQLDIFWTATDKDKEQDFLPVRIPLYKGMFGYRIFIIHKNNQYKFNAINNLSDLKSISLGQGRTWADTSILEANGLHVVKVSKFPSLLYMVDGQRFDAFPRGIHEPWGEIASHSQLQLAVEQRLMLSYKMPFYLFVHKNNRTLAQQLETGLNQAIADGSFDKLFYAEPGVQKVLQFANLKNRTLIELQNPYLTPETPVNRPELWLDIAKF, from the coding sequence ATGAGCCGTAATCCTACCGGCCTATTGATATTACTAACAATGATTCTCACCCTTGAGAGCCATGCCCAAACCCGACTGCACACACCCGCCTTAATCAATGACAATGACCGCTACGCTTTTGCTATGGCAACACTGGCATTAAGTTATGTTGATAAAAATATTCAACTACAAGCAGACTCCAGTGAAGAAAAAACCTTGCCGCGCGTAATGAGCGAAATAGACTCAGGCCAGCTCGATATATTTTGGACAGCAACCGACAAAGACAAGGAGCAGGATTTTTTGCCCGTACGTATACCTTTATATAAAGGCATGTTCGGCTATCGGATTTTTATTATTCACAAGAACAATCAATATAAATTTAATGCAATCAACAACCTTTCCGATTTGAAATCTATTTCACTAGGACAAGGCCGCACCTGGGCAGATACCAGTATTCTGGAAGCAAATGGTTTACATGTAGTGAAAGTGAGTAAATTCCCCAGTTTGCTCTATATGGTGGATGGACAACGCTTTGATGCTTTTCCTCGCGGCATCCATGAACCCTGGGGAGAGATTGCTTCGCACTCGCAATTGCAGTTGGCCGTTGAACAACGATTGATGCTTAGCTACAAAATGCCGTTTTACTTATTCGTACATAAAAATAACCGCACACTCGCACAGCAATTGGAAACGGGTTTAAACCAGGCAATCGCCGATGGCAGTTTTGATAAACTTTTTTACGCTGAACCCGGTGTACAAAAAGTATTGCAGTTTGCAAACTTAAAAAACCGCACCCTGATTGAATTACAAAACCCTTACCTCACACCGGAAACTCCTGTTAACCGACCGGAGCTTTGGTTGGATATCGCTAAATTTTAA
- a CDS encoding glycoside hydrolase family 43 protein: MNGIIQNPILRGFNPDPSIVRVGDDYYIATSTFEWFPGVQIHHSRDLKNWQLLGQVLDRPSQLDMRGAPDSCGVWAPCLSHCDGLFYLVYSNVGSFDGVWKDTPNYLVTAPSIHGPWSEPVFLMSRGFDASLFHDTNGKKWLTNMMLDHRAGKFFGGIQLQEYDPLQQKLVGEVKHIFAGSELGFTEGPHIYQHNGWYYLITAEGGTEYGHAVTMARSRDIVGPYELHPQNPIISARNYPDAPLQKTGHADLVCTQHDQWYAVYLAGRPLSARGRCTLGRETVIEQMEWRDDDWLYPVTNQKTTRLQVPAPGLKEFSVRPIAELDNFTAQTLSPQWQSLRVPVTEQWLSLSERKGFVRLKGRESLSSTREQSLIARRVQAFDIEASCKIDFSPKNFQQLAGLVCYYNTGHYLYLYISCNELTGQRELHLINCDNFVVAEPLQTPIILPPYGEILLKVEWHQSDVQFYYSNAESCDNERIDSENAKAWKKVGPVMDGSILSDDHVREMSDRYRPAFTGAFVGICCQDLSGMKLHADFDWFNYREFSIPDNADQLNHNDEYHQVSEQGV; this comes from the coding sequence ATGAATGGAATAATTCAAAATCCAATCCTGCGTGGGTTTAATCCCGACCCCAGTATTGTGCGTGTGGGCGATGACTATTACATCGCCACGTCAACCTTTGAATGGTTTCCCGGTGTGCAAATTCACCATTCGCGCGATTTAAAAAATTGGCAGTTGTTAGGGCAGGTACTTGATCGTCCATCGCAACTGGATATGCGCGGTGCCCCAGACTCTTGTGGCGTATGGGCACCTTGCTTGAGCCATTGCGATGGTTTGTTTTATTTGGTGTACAGCAATGTGGGCTCATTTGATGGTGTCTGGAAAGACACACCTAATTACCTGGTGACTGCGCCCTCCATTCACGGTCCTTGGTCCGAGCCGGTCTTTTTAATGTCGCGTGGGTTTGATGCCTCACTCTTTCATGACACTAATGGCAAAAAATGGCTCACCAATATGATGTTGGATCATCGCGCTGGAAAATTTTTTGGTGGCATCCAGCTGCAAGAATACGATCCGCTGCAACAAAAGTTAGTGGGTGAGGTGAAACATATTTTTGCAGGCTCTGAACTAGGTTTTACCGAAGGGCCGCATATTTATCAGCACAACGGTTGGTATTACCTGATTACTGCCGAAGGTGGTACCGAATACGGTCATGCAGTGACTATGGCGCGCTCGCGCGATATTGTCGGGCCGTATGAGTTGCACCCGCAAAACCCGATTATTTCTGCACGCAATTATCCGGATGCACCCTTACAAAAAACCGGTCATGCTGATTTGGTGTGTACACAGCATGACCAATGGTACGCCGTGTACTTGGCGGGGAGGCCATTATCGGCACGCGGGCGTTGTACGCTTGGGCGTGAAACGGTGATTGAACAAATGGAATGGCGTGATGACGACTGGTTGTATCCCGTCACTAATCAAAAAACAACGCGCCTGCAAGTTCCTGCCCCGGGGCTGAAGGAATTTTCTGTAAGGCCGATCGCGGAGCTGGATAATTTTACCGCCCAAACACTATCGCCCCAGTGGCAAAGTTTGCGTGTTCCCGTAACAGAGCAATGGTTAAGTTTGAGTGAGCGTAAAGGATTTGTTCGCTTGAAAGGGCGCGAGTCGCTCAGCTCTACCCGTGAACAAAGTTTGATTGCGCGTCGTGTACAGGCGTTCGATATTGAAGCCAGCTGCAAGATTGATTTTTCGCCTAAAAATTTCCAGCAGCTCGCAGGTTTGGTGTGTTACTACAATACTGGCCATTATTTGTATTTGTATATTTCCTGTAATGAGTTGACAGGACAGCGCGAATTACACCTGATCAATTGCGATAATTTTGTCGTTGCTGAGCCACTGCAAACGCCCATTATTTTGCCGCCTTATGGTGAGATTTTGTTAAAAGTTGAATGGCACCAAAGCGATGTACAGTTTTATTACTCTAATGCAGAAAGCTGTGATAATGAAAGAATAGACTCTGAAAATGCTAAAGCTTGGAAAAAAGTAGGGCCGGTAATGGATGGTAGTATTTTATCGGATGACCACGTGCGCGAGATGAGCGATCGTTACCGCCCCGCGTTTACCGGTGCCTTTGTAGGAATTTGTTGCCAGGATTTAAGTGGAATGAAACTGCATGCTGATTTCGATTGGTTTAACTATCGCGAATTTAGCATCCCTGACAACGCAGATCAGTTAAATCATAACGACGAATATCATCAGGTATCGGAGCAAGGTGTATGA